The following proteins are encoded in a genomic region of Candidatus Eisenbacteria bacterium:
- the malQ gene encoding 4-alpha-glucanotransferase produces the protein MNPLRRGGLLLHPTSLPGRFGIGDLGPEASRWVQAVAESGLSLWQVLPLGPTGFGDSPYQCFSAFGGNPLLVSPERLREDGLLTAADLDSTPAFPLSHVDFGPVIAFKSALLDRAFERFESSPPAALRGAFEAFGEAQDHWLDDYALFAALKREYGGYAWTRWAPELARREPAALAVARARLARELRSERFRQFAFFRQWSRLREEARAAGVAIVGDVPIFVAHDSADVWAHPELFHLDAQLQPSIVAGVPPDYFSATGQRWGNPLYRWDVLEARGYDWWVERLRAVLELVDLVRLDHFRGFDTYWEVPADSATAEHGRWVAGPGDDFFRAMRDALGGLPLIAEDLGDVRPEVLELRDRWGLPGMTVLQFGFEADDHEFAPHRHVPQRVVYTGTHDNDTTRGWFAAAEESTRDRLRRYLATDAHDVAWDLIREAFRSVATTAIVPLQDVLDLGAEARMNLPGRPAGNWTWRFTADRFGAAPRERLRELASLYGRRAVDAGASSDLSSRRAG, from the coding sequence ATGAATCCGCTCCGCCGTGGTGGTCTGCTGCTGCACCCGACGTCGCTGCCCGGACGCTTCGGCATCGGCGATCTGGGACCCGAGGCATCGCGCTGGGTTCAGGCCGTCGCCGAATCGGGTCTCTCGCTGTGGCAGGTGCTGCCGCTCGGGCCGACCGGATTCGGCGACTCGCCCTATCAGTGCTTCTCGGCGTTCGGCGGAAATCCGTTGCTGGTGAGCCCCGAGCGATTGCGCGAAGACGGCCTGCTGACCGCTGCCGATCTCGACTCCACCCCGGCGTTTCCGCTCTCGCACGTGGACTTCGGACCGGTGATCGCGTTCAAGTCTGCGCTTCTCGACCGCGCCTTCGAGCGCTTCGAGTCCTCGCCTCCGGCGGCACTGCGTGGCGCATTCGAAGCGTTCGGTGAGGCGCAGGACCACTGGCTCGACGACTACGCATTATTCGCGGCCCTCAAGCGGGAGTACGGCGGCTATGCGTGGACCCGCTGGGCGCCTGAACTCGCGCGCCGTGAACCCGCCGCACTCGCCGTCGCGCGAGCTCGACTGGCGCGTGAGCTGCGTTCCGAGCGTTTCCGCCAGTTCGCGTTCTTCCGCCAGTGGAGCCGACTGCGCGAGGAGGCACGCGCGGCCGGAGTCGCGATCGTCGGCGACGTGCCGATCTTTGTTGCGCACGACAGCGCCGACGTGTGGGCGCATCCCGAACTGTTCCATCTCGATGCGCAGCTGCAGCCTTCGATCGTGGCCGGCGTGCCGCCCGACTACTTCAGCGCCACCGGCCAGCGGTGGGGGAATCCGCTCTATCGCTGGGACGTGCTCGAGGCGCGCGGCTACGACTGGTGGGTGGAGCGTCTGCGCGCAGTGCTCGAGCTGGTGGACCTGGTGCGACTCGATCACTTCCGCGGATTCGACACTTACTGGGAAGTGCCGGCCGACTCCGCCACCGCCGAGCACGGGCGCTGGGTCGCCGGGCCCGGCGACGACTTCTTCCGTGCGATGCGAGACGCCCTCGGCGGGCTGCCGCTGATCGCCGAGGACCTGGGCGACGTGCGGCCCGAAGTGCTCGAGCTTCGCGATCGCTGGGGACTTCCGGGAATGACCGTGCTGCAGTTCGGTTTCGAGGCCGACGATCACGAGTTCGCACCGCACCGTCACGTGCCACAACGCGTCGTCTACACCGGCACGCACGACAACGACACCACGCGCGGCTGGTTCGCCGCGGCCGAAGAGTCGACGCGCGACCGCTTGCGACGCTACCTGGCGACCGATGCGCACGACGTGGCATGGGATCTGATCCGTGAGGCGTTTCGCTCGGTGGCCACGACCGCGATCGTGCCGCTGCAGGACGTGCTCGACCTCGGTGCCGAAGCACGCATGAACCTGCCGGGCCGCCCGGCCGGCAACTGGACCTGGCGCTTCACCGCGGATCGCTTCGGCGCGGCCCCACGCGAGCGACTGCGCGAACTGGCGAGTCTCTATGGACGCCGCGCCGTGGACGCGGGCGCATCGTCCGACCTATCCTCGAGGCGTGCCGGATGA